The genomic interval ccagccaaccttttttctatcttttcgaCCACCCCATCCCACATAGCTCTACTCTTGAAAGTAGCACCTAGCGGAAGGCCCAGGTATTTCATTGGGAGCGAGGACACCCTGCAACCCAAAAGACTAGCTAGATTGCGTATATTAGGGACCACCCCCACCGGTACCATCTCAGACTTGTCAAGATTCACCTTGAGTCCtgatactgcttcaaaacaaagtaataatgcaCGCAAAGTTTGGACCTGACTCCTATCCGCTTCACAAAACAACAGAGTGTCGTCTGCGAAAagaagatgtgaaatgataCAAGAGCTACCAGAGCCATTTCCCACCTGAAAACCAGATAAGAAACCCCCACTAACAGTAGCCTGCAACATCTTGCTCAgcgcctccataactatgacaaaaagaaagggagataaAGGATCACCCTGTCTCAAACCCCtcgaactataaaaaaaacctgCAGGAGTGCCATTAACTAACACTGAAAACCGGGCTGTTGAAATGCAAAAACGCATCCAGGAAATCCACCTATCTCCAAAGCCACACCTcttcaataaatacaaaaggaaatcccagttcacatggtcataagccttctccatgtctagcttgcaaagaATACCTGGACTTCCCTCCCTCAACCtagcatccaaacactcatttgcaatgagcacCGAATCAAGTATATATCTCCCATGAATAAAAGCATTCTGGGGCTTGGAGATAATATTTTCCAGCACTAGACTGAGCCGGTTAGCAAggacctttgaaataatcttatagacactgCTAATCAAACTTATTGGACGAAAATCCTCAATATTCGACGCCCCACTTTTCTTTGGAATGAGTGCGATAAAAGTCgcattaagtgatttttcaagcttttgataagcatgaaattcactgaacacccgcaagacatcacctttcaccacatcccaacaagtttgaaagaaacccattgaaaaaccatccgggCCCGGCGCTTTGTCCTTAACCATACCAGATATGACCTTGAAGATCTCATCTTccacaaaaggtctctccaataCATTAACCAGCTGTGAATCAATTGTCTCAAACGGTAagtcatcaagcttcggcctccaagttgCTGGTTCGGTAAGCAGAGTCTCATAATAATGTGCAATGTGACTTTCTAGATCAGCCGAAGAAGATAGCACCTGTGTACCTGAATGTAACAACTCAATCGCATTATTGCgtcgatgagaattagccattttgtggaaaaacttcgtacacctatcaccctctttcaaccagagggctctggatttttgacgccatgaagtctcttctaacagcaaaaccctttccaattctgccacaaccgtcactTTTCTCAATAACTCCTCCTCCGAGGCCCTTCCCAATAATTCCTTACCCTCCAACTCCTGCAACTCCTCCAACAAAATAGACTTCTGATTGTCAATatgaccaaaaacttccaagttccatttcTTCAGGTCTTGCTTTAGAGCCTTCATCTTACCTGCAAGAATAAAACTCGGAGTGCCACTAAACTGGTATGAAGTCCACCAATTTctcaccatctctacaaacccgtttaccttaagccacatattctcaaacttgaagtacCGGCGACCCCCTTGAATACCACCACAATCTAAAAGGATGGGAAAATGGTCTGAACTGACTCTAGCTAACCTTTTCTGGCTAACTTCTGGGTAGTGTGCTTCCCATAATGGCGAgacaagaaatctatccaatttcGACCAAACACGGCCATTAGACCAAGTAAACTCACCACCCACCAAGGGGAGGTCCATAAGATCCatatcaaagatgaactcagaGAATTCCGCCATGGCCAAAGTGTGTCGATGATGCCCCGATCGTTCACTAGGAAAgcgaataatgttaaaatcacccccatacaccacggcacatcccataaagagtgtattcccgccaactcctcccacaaccgtCGTCTATCACTATCTATGTTAGGACCATAAGACCCTGCAAAAGCCCAAATCCACCCATCACTCACATTTTTAAACAACACCGAAACCGAAAACTCTCCAACACATTCCTCAATCTCCTCAatcactcttttatcccacattaataatACTCCACCTGATGCTCCCTGAGAGGCTAAATAAGACCAACCCAAATAAGGGCATCCCCAAATACTACGCACAATACTTCTATCAATAAGacccaactttgtttcttgcaagCATATCACATCTCCCTTCCATAGTCTCAATAGAGCTTTGATCCGAAGGCGTTTTTCCCTATTATTGagaccccttacattccaagaaacgAGCTTAGGCTTCATTAAAACTTAACTTACCCCTCCCTTTTGATCTAACCCTTCCACTACTCCCCTCCTTGACATCGTAATTGATGGAGCATGTTAGGCGTTTAAGTTCCCTATCTTGCTTTGAGGCTGATTTTGAACGGCTAGCTTCAATAGCCACTAAAAGggccataaattgttcctcataacctccaaaagaaaccCCGAATATTTTCTGTAACTCCTCtacctttttaaaaatccaatgCGTCGAATAACTCCTATAATCACTGGGAGGGAGTGTACATAAAGGAGTAAGAGTCCCCTCTTCCCCAATACTGTTCTTGGGAATCACCGAAACCATCAGTTTATTTGTTTCACCATTTACACCCATATTATTAATAAGAGAATCAACCCCATCAACTAACTCATCAGAACTGCTCCTCACCAAAAGTGGAAGACCACTCTGAATCACGTTGCTGTCCCGCGAAAGCATCTCCCCACAACGATGCAGCTCTCTATCCCTCAACCCAGACTGCTCATGCCCTTCTTCTGGAGCTTCGTCCACCACACAAAATTCCGAGAATACATTTCCCAACAATAGCTCTGAAGACAAAGACGCAGACGCACTCTCTAACGCCAGAAACTCCCCCTCCTCTGTCTCTTCCCGTCGGACCTCCTTCGCCGCCTCACCTGAATAGTCGTCCGAGTGTGTCGGCAGCTTCTGTGCCGGCAGGGTTGCCGATAATCCATTTATCGGCTCCACAGAAGCATCCTGGCTCTGGTCCGAAATCTCGGATCCGAGGCGGATCTCGTTTCCCATCTCACCAGAGGGGTCGACCGAGGTTGTCGGCCACTTCTGTGCCGGCATGGTTGCCGGTAATGAGGTTATCGGCGGCACTCTCTTTCCCTGGTCCGATATCACGGATCCGAGACCCTTCCCCGACCCGGCTTTCTCCACTGCCCTCCAGACCTTCACAGGGCCTGAAGTCTGACCCTTGCCCAAGCCCATTGTTCTGCTCAGCCCCATACCAGGCCCACCAATTCGGCCCATCACCTCCTTGCCTTTAACACAGCGTTTTAGATGATTTATTTCATCTAGCACAATGCCGATCTTCTCCTCCAATCCCGTTAACATCTTCAAAATACTTCCCTCATTTAGCCCCGCCAAACTGCTTTCTGCCACACCATTCCGCTGCACGTCCTCAGGTATGGTTACACCTGACACCACTACCGCATCCTGATACGGTAACTTCTTCAACACTTCACTGTACGTCCTTGCCCCACCTGCCAACGATGATGGAACACCTCCCTCACCATTGTTCTTCTTTGCAGCAACTATCTGAAAATCAGCCATCTCCATTAAAATGTCAGCAAGCTTTTTccatccctcccccttccttccttccggaATCACTAGCAAGCCTCTTCTCTTATCACGACCAAATTCTGAAATGGAAATAAAACTACCATTAAAGTTATGTCCCTTCCTCACTATTATCACAGTGTCTCCTTTTCTACGAGTTTGCAGAAACTCCTGAGAACCCACTGTTACTGTACAATCCTTCACCATAGAACCCAGCCAGCCTAGAGTTTCCCCGTCCACTGAAATGTACTTCACCCCACGATGGCTACTTTCTATAATCCTCCACCACTTTGCATTCTCCTTTTTGAGCTCGAACAATTTCTGATCAATGAATACCTCCTTGCACAACCCCATCTAAAACCAACCCACAGCCAATGCAAACCTAATGATTCAGAGGAATACACTAGACTACATGCTAATCACCACTGGACTACATGATAATCACCATAAGAAAGTACCAACACAGCAGCAATGCACAAGAAAactaagagaagaaaatattgtacggagagaaaatttttAGGAGAGAGAATAAAACTACAttctgttttttaaaaataggatCGGCAtaacacataaatatatattgtaaatatcaatGAAGGAAAAAGGCACTCAAATGGTGATTTGATGCTCGAAATCATAATAATGGGGGGATTTTATAAATGAACAAGAATTAGATTCACCATCACAATCAATGCAGTTTAGTAGTATTTCTCCAGCTCCCAGCTCTTCAACTGCTTTGGCAAGTTCATAAGCTCCAATCGGTCGACCTTCTCGCCCACCATTCACCTTATTAACAAACAACTAAAGTTGTTtactagatttaaaaaaatctttaaagatGGAGGCAGCTGggcaaaaatttataattgcTATGTACAAGGACATAAACAAGCAGTATTCACAAACTACAAATGCCACTGTACCATCACAAATGAAGACACTTAGTAGTGCTGGTGTTGTGGCATAGTGATAGCCTGATAGATTGAGGCCAATTGGAATGAAGCAAAAATCATGCCTGATAGCTAGTTCGTTAACACATTCAGGGTTGAAATGTCTTACCAAAGAGTGCACTCATGCATAAAGAAAAGTAGGCTTACCGTACACTGATACCAGGCATACTCTTCTCCATTTGGACCTAAACCAACATAAGAAAGATGGTTATAAACAACCTTggcaaattatgaaaaaaagaaggatTTCTTCTCCGTTTGGACCAGCTCACTCTAAAGCGTGGACATAGCTTCCACCAGAAATGGAAACTAACAATCCCACCACACCATGGGGTGCAGAGAAAGCATTAAGAATACCGAGTTTCCTTTTTCCCCAGTGAAAACTAATCATTTTAACCACTCAATTTGATAAAGAATCTACTAGGTACACCAATAATGTTGACTAgcagttacttataaaaaataataataatgttgacTAGCAGTTTCCTAGGAAGACTTGCAACATTTTGTACCAACACCAAGCCAGACAAGGGGATCCAATAAGAACCTAGCACTAGGATGTACAAACCCATATCAGATTTTCTGAGCATGCagtgaaagtttgaatttatATAGCAAACTGAGaacaaaaaaacttcaaaaaaaaaatcttaattcatttccttttacCTGACTTTGTCAACCTTACAGCCTTGAACTCCACATCATTGGGATTCTTGAGGTACACCCTACGAGGATCAATACTTACAACTACTGCctgaaaagtgaataaataacaGCTGACTATAAAAGCAACCccgatttaaattttttcatttctcttcccTTTCCATGTTACCTTTATAGATCATCTTAAATAATACATAATaagaaatgcagaaaaatcattggattgattaaatgtgGAATTAGTCTGCCGAGGATATTTTTTGTCTCACTTGTGCAGATTAGCCTCAGAAAATGTACATACATGGAAGAGAGGTATGGACATGCATGCATCAACAATGGAGACATAAGTACCTGATTTCCATAAACCCTAGATATCTGCTCTAAGCTACTCTTTCCAGTCTTTACCTGAAATAAAAGGGTGTCCAAAATTATTAGAAGGGATACACATGCACAACCATATGCATAGGCATGCGTATATCCGCTAAGGAATTAAATAATGGGAGGCATACTCCAGTTCTTAGATATTCTTCTGCAGCATATACGGCATCACTTCCAATGGAAATTTTATCAGCCCCAGATCTGAAATATTCTGAAGCAACTTCCAAACTAGTATAGTgccttcaaaagaaaaagaatttgttgTAATTCAAGACTTCACTACACTGTGAATggtcaaataaataattatttacaactACATATTAAGATCATTTCCAAAGAATCTTATGGAAAGTGAAATATATAATCATAACACTAAGTACCTGCCATTTGCATCTGTGAAATCTCTAATGCCACCTCCAACAGTTAATGGTACAAAAACATTTTCAGAAGTGTATCTCAATACCTACAATAGcaagaaaacagaaacatgTAGGGTTTGTAGTAAAgacaaaattactttttataggTTCAAATCAAAAGATTAATGTTGGGCAGTGACAGACCTGCAGCATTGGCAAATCGCCCAGAGGGAAGTCTCTGAAACCGGTAATGTTCAAAAAAGTAACCTGCCGTTTAATTTTGACACTTGATTTAGAATCTATGCTGAGGGTAGAACAGAGAATAAGCACTCGATTCTGTCCAAATCCTACCTCATCAGCCCCATCTTTGTAATACTGTCCAGCAAGCTCAACTGGTTTGCCAAGGTTTCTCACCTATAGAAgttcaggattttttttttggggataaGACAAAAGTTCAGAACATTGTGATTACATTATAGCAAAACACAACTGATTTAAGAGGGAGGAAGAGGCAGCTTCAGTAATGGTTGAATTACTTCTCTTCACTTTGATAATGACTCATTGAGTGCCAGTGTCCGTAACcaccaatcatatatataaaaaaaatcccaatacCTCATTCTCTTTTGTATGCTCTCTCACGTCATATTGATCCCCTTTGGTTACAACAAGATCTCCTTTATCATTTGTCCTCACATCAAGGCAGGCAATTACCTAGACATAATTAAGCATTGACCCTTTagtcaaaatatcaaaattataatgcGATGGCATAGCCCGAAGAGGAAAAGGTTTAGATTCAACTACTATTACCCTTTTTGCAAGTTTTGAAGCTTTCCCTTCAGTAGGCTTCTGTCTTCACATCAACATTTGAGGATGTTAAATAGTTTAACCGAGAGGTTGAGAAACAAATGAGATGCATAAACATCAAAAGTACAAAGGCTACCGTCGTTATGGTTGACTTAGGATACAAGAATCTTCTCAATATCGAAAGACCAACATCTGAAAAATTCATTTCAAGTATTACTGATGTCAATGGAAAGATCAATACATTTATGACTCATCAAAACCATCTTTTAAT from Juglans regia cultivar Chandler chromosome 2, Walnut 2.0, whole genome shotgun sequence carries:
- the LOC118347632 gene encoding uncharacterized protein LOC118347632, which codes for MGLCKEVFIDQKLFELKKENAKWWRIIESSHRGVKYISVDGETLGWLGSMVKDCTVTVGSQEFLQTRRKGDTVIIVRKGHNFNGSFISISEFGRDKRRGLLVIPEGRKGEGWKKLADILMEMADFQIVAAKKNNGEGGVPSSLAGGARTYSEVLKKLPYQDAVVVSGVTIPEDVQRNGVAESSLAGLNEGSILKMLTGLEEKIGIVLDEINHLKRCVKGKEVMGRIGGPGMGLSRTMGLGKGQTSGPVKVWRAVEKAGSGKGLGSVISDQGKRVPPITSLPATMPAQKWPTTSVDPSGEMGNEIRLGSEISDQSQDASVEPINGLSATLPAQKLPTHSDDYSGEAAKEVRREETEEGEFLALESASASLSSELLLGNVFSEFCVVDEAPEEGHEQSGLRDRELHRCGEMLSRDSNVIQSGLPLLVRSSSDELVDGVDSLINNMGVNGETNKLMVSVIPKNSIGEEGTLTPLCTLPPSDYRSYSTHWIFKKVEELQKIFGVSFGGYEEQFMALLVAIEASRSKSASKQDRELKRLTCSINYDVKEGSSGRVRSKGRGKLSFNEA